TATGGTTCTTTTTTATCGGACAGCCGCCCTAAAGGTGAACAGAAGACATGGGAAAAGCTTCTGTATATGATGGATTCAACTACGATTACCCTTTTTGACAACATACTCAAGGGTGTAGGCAGACACCCCAAGAGTGGTAAGAAGAAAGGCGGTATGAAGGTTCATACGGTGATGAAGTATCATGTTGGCGTTCCCATGGTCGTACAGCTTACCTCTGCCGCCACGCATGATCATTATCTACTTAAAGAAGTGCATCTTCCTAAGGATGCTACCCTTACCATGGACAGAGCATACGTTGATTATGCACAGTTCCAGCGACTTACAGAGGAAGGGGTATGCTATGTGACCAAGATGAAGAAGAATCTCACCTATACGGAGTTGTCCTCAGTAACCTATGTAAGCCCTGATGGATTGGTTACACATACAGACAAGAAGATTCTCTTTGAGAAAGGAGAGATACGGCACGAAGCAAGACGTGTAGAACTGTGGAGTAATAACTCCCATAAGTCAGTTGTCCTGCTGACCAATAACTTTGAGCTCGATGTAAAAGACCTTGAGGAGATATACAAACGAAGATGGGCTATAGAGTCCCTTTACAAGCAGCTCAAACAGAACTTCCCACTGCATTTCTTCTATGGTGACAGTGTAAATGCCATACAGATACAGACATGGGTGGTACTCATTGCCAATCTGCTTTGTACCATTATCTCCAGAATGATAAAAAGACACGTATCCTTCTCGCAGCTGGTAACCATGCTGAGGCTCACACTGATGTATTACACTGATTTCATCTCATTTATGGAAAATCCACAAAATGATGAACTCATCATAATAGCTGAAAAGGCAAATTCACCACCAAAAGAACTTGACTTATTTGATTAGGGGGGCTTGGATTTCAAAAAAGAATGCGGAATTACCTATATAAAGACAATTCCGCAAGGATTTATATGTTATTTGAGTTTTACCGGACAGCAATAATTTCGAAAGAACCTCTTATTACCCTGTTACCATGTCTTGAATATCCTGTTACCATGTCTCTTATTACTCTGTACCATGTCTTCCATTACTCTGTTACCATGTCTTGAATATCCTGTTACCATGTCTCTTATTACCCTGTACCATGTCTCTTATTACTCTGTACCATGTCTATTATTACCCTGTCTCATGTCTTCCATTACTCTGTTACCATGTCTTCCATTACCCTGTCTCCATCAAGGAATGCAAAACCACAAAAAGAGTTGACAAGTTAATTATCCCAAGGACCATACCCCTCAAAACAATTAACTTGTCAACTCGTTTACTTGTTTACTCGTCTACTTAAAATTTCTCAACCTTTCATTATCTCTTCTTCATGAACGCAGCAGGCTTAGCACTTGTGCTTAAAGGATGGAAAAGCATCACAGGCTGAAGCAAGAACAGAGGACCGTTAAGGTATAACTGGCTTCCCTGCTGGTTGTACTTATAGATCGCAAAGACGTTTCCATTAAATGAATTAAGAGGGAAACCTAAAGGTCCTAAATACGTTAAGCTCTTTATGTAAGCGGCATTCTTACCACTATCCTCAAGAATACCAGCAACCATCTTATCCGCCTTAGAGTACGCCATTCTTGCTGTCATTGTCAACTGATTTGATGCATAATAGTTATAAATACCAGGAACAACCTTCTGAAATTTAGCAAAATCAGCATCACTCACCTGACCAGTACTATGTGCTTCAGTCTGCTGACGAATTAGCTTCATGAATGTACCGTAATGATTGATGTCCCAAATAGCAGTTCTGTAGAAATAAGTGGTATCATTCACTCTCTTTGAAAGAACATATTCGCCAGCCTTCAATGTCAATGACACCTTAGCAGGATCAAAGGTGAGCGTCATCTTCATACCCGTGTCACTTGAATTAAAGGTCAACTCAGTATCAGATTTCTTCTCAAGTGTACCAACAATCTGCGTAACCAATGTGTTAATATCAGTTGTAGATGAGGTCATCTTAAGAAGGTCATAACCATAGAGACTATAGGTCTTACCTGCGAGGTCGTCAATGCCACCCTGTGTCACAGTAATCGTATCACGATTCTCTTGGTTCTTCAAAACGAGTGAGAAAGTACGAATCTCACCTGTTGTGTTAGCTCCAATATGTGCCACGAAAGCAGAGTCCTTATTCTCAATTGATGTCACACCAGAAGCATCGGCAGCATCAGCAAGCT
The nucleotide sequence above comes from Prevotella melaninogenica ATCC 25845. Encoded proteins:
- a CDS encoding BACON domain-containing protein, with product MKKIFNICLLLAVTAGFVACSDDNDAGSNYLRENPVQVVNSKLTFTAAAQKGGVKFTAPAGSTVSVSDSWATAQLQNDSIVVSVTNNPAIDSRSAVLTIKNGNDSTNLPILQAGALFKYKGAKYYAVSDKDTTLTLPYTALGAEPSMELADAADASGVTSIENKDSAFVAHIGANTTGEIRTFSLVLKNQENRDTITVTQGGIDDLAGKTYSLYGYDLLKMTSSTTDINTLVTQIVGTLEKKSDTELTFNSSDTGMKMTLTFDPAKVSLTLKAGEYVLSKRVNDTTYFYRTAIWDINHYGTFMKLIRQQTEAHSTGQVSDADFAKFQKVVPGIYNYYASNQLTMTARMAYSKADKMVAGILEDSGKNAAYIKSLTYLGPLGFPLNSFNGNVFAIYKYNQQGSQLYLNGPLFLLQPVMLFHPLSTSAKPAAFMKKR
- a CDS encoding IS4 family transposase; this encodes MGKSTHFIGQPVYNQVIKLLDKQQIKQISLETPRSEAYVKRLDGWTHLVIMLFGVLKHFDSLREVEIGMKAEVNKLHHLGIDYVVRRSTLADANKRRPQEFFAKVYAHLLERYGSFLSDSRPKGEQKTWEKLLYMMDSTTITLFDNILKGVGRHPKSGKKKGGMKVHTVMKYHVGVPMVVQLTSAATHDHYLLKEVHLPKDATLTMDRAYVDYAQFQRLTEEGVCYVTKMKKNLTYTELSSVTYVSPDGLVTHTDKKILFEKGEIRHEARRVELWSNNSHKSVVLLTNNFELDVKDLEEIYKRRWAIESLYKQLKQNFPLHFFYGDSVNAIQIQTWVVLIANLLCTIISRMIKRHVSFSQLVTMLRLTLMYYTDFISFMENPQNDELIIIAEKANSPPKELDLFD